A stretch of Desulfitobacterium dichloroeliminans LMG P-21439 DNA encodes these proteins:
- a CDS encoding methyl-accepting chemotaxis protein, whose protein sequence is MNTTLMKISTIGSSQAVADELHRVVSIYFGHKVEMKQRYSIKEMPTVLNDDLYIALPTRVEEASKYVKREKIFPLELIPEEMLYIRLARVPEGSNVVIFNNNSSQGKVIEKYLLEHEVNHVRYQIAPYAEMDDTQIRGILQAADYIVGMHGFVGNRDILWTKYGGYFDRNKVSVIEFNRTIKPEDILHLTEKVVEFNFNQILFNTQSISFDLNAHIEEVTSSMEGIVDFLAETNVGILEADNQVKKQVNRIDETMEITKELNINAQKIEELIDTIKMISDQTNLLALNAAIEAARAGDAGRGFAVVADEVKKLADKSKQSIQFIQQQVTNIKQTNNRTVPLLKFLASEITQMDEIINKILASSTINQTEAKSISEALTRVTRISEQLTSEFVAFSF, encoded by the coding sequence ATGAATACAACCTTAATGAAAATCTCAACCATCGGAAGCTCCCAAGCGGTCGCTGATGAATTACATCGGGTAGTGTCAATTTATTTTGGGCATAAGGTCGAAATGAAACAGCGGTATTCGATTAAGGAAATGCCCACCGTCTTAAACGACGATCTCTATATCGCTCTTCCCACGAGAGTAGAGGAAGCCTCAAAGTACGTGAAGAGGGAGAAGATTTTTCCTCTGGAACTCATCCCGGAAGAAATGCTTTACATCAGACTTGCTCGAGTTCCCGAAGGCTCCAATGTAGTAATTTTCAATAATAATTCTTCCCAAGGTAAGGTGATAGAGAAATATCTTCTAGAACATGAAGTCAATCATGTTCGATATCAAATAGCACCCTATGCTGAAATGGATGATACCCAGATTAGGGGAATCTTACAAGCTGCCGATTACATCGTTGGGATGCATGGCTTTGTAGGGAATCGGGATATCCTTTGGACCAAATATGGGGGATATTTTGACAGAAATAAGGTCTCTGTCATTGAATTCAATCGAACTATAAAACCCGAAGATATTCTGCACCTAACAGAGAAGGTAGTCGAATTTAACTTTAACCAGATTCTTTTCAATACTCAAAGTATAAGCTTTGACTTAAATGCACATATAGAAGAGGTTACGAGTTCGATGGAGGGTATCGTTGATTTTCTGGCAGAGACGAATGTGGGGATTTTGGAAGCGGACAACCAAGTAAAAAAACAAGTGAATCGTATTGATGAGACCATGGAAATCACGAAAGAACTCAATATAAATGCCCAAAAAATTGAAGAACTTATCGATACCATAAAGATGATATCTGACCAAACCAATTTGCTGGCCCTCAATGCAGCTATTGAGGCGGCTCGTGCCGGAGATGCCGGGAGAGGATTTGCTGTAGTCGCCGACGAAGTTAAAAAGTTAGCTGATAAAAGTAAACAGTCCATTCAATTTATCCAGCAGCAGGTAACGAATATTAAACAGACCAATAACCGCACCGTGCCGTTGCTGAAATTCCTAGCTAGCGAAATTACGCAAATGGATGAGATTATTAACAAGATCCTGGCAAGTTCCACAATCAATCAGACGGAGGCCAAGTCCATTTCTGAGGCGCTTACCCGTGTGACACGAATCAGTGAACAGCTTACCAGTGAGTTTGTTGCCTTTAGCTTTTAG
- a CDS encoding DUF2284 domain-containing protein: MNPEIMDLISFIKGLGVDHCAPIDTQDIPFNVDFRKQCEQNVCGNYKKNWMCPPAVGDFGELREKALHYQQGIVFQKVFQLEDSFDFEGMQAGMAEHTKLLQAVITQLREVGLFKDFLPLNVGPCTVCERCSMLDDEECRSPDAAIASIESYGIDVTTLLKGCGIPYNNGKNTMSCVSLILI; the protein is encoded by the coding sequence ATGAATCCAGAGATCATGGACTTAATATCCTTCATAAAAGGCCTCGGGGTAGATCATTGCGCACCTATTGACACCCAAGATATTCCCTTTAATGTCGACTTCAGAAAGCAATGTGAGCAAAATGTCTGCGGCAACTATAAGAAAAACTGGATGTGCCCCCCCGCTGTGGGGGATTTTGGAGAACTCCGAGAGAAGGCCCTCCACTATCAACAGGGTATAGTGTTCCAGAAGGTGTTCCAGCTGGAGGATTCCTTCGATTTTGAAGGAATGCAAGCCGGGATGGCTGAGCATACCAAACTATTGCAGGCTGTTATAACTCAGCTTAGGGAAGTAGGTCTTTTTAAAGACTTCCTGCCGCTCAATGTAGGTCCGTGTACTGTCTGTGAACGATGCTCTATGCTGGATGACGAAGAATGTCGCTCCCCGGATGCTGCTATTGCCTCGATCGAGTCCTATGGAATCGATGTAACGACTTTACTAAAGGGATGCGGAATACCTTATAATAACGGTAAGAACACCATGTCTTGCGTAAGTCTCATCTTGATTTAG
- a CDS encoding uroporphyrinogen decarboxylase family protein, producing MLTKKQNLLETIRGGNPDRFVNQYEFMDIILENPVDFMAPPGGEIKTGWGITFRWPEGQIGQFPVHDEEHKVLKDITKWREQVKAPEVLDTDEAWAAAVEHANRIDRNEQFVTAFVAPGVFEMCHHLMSMEDALMALYEEPEYMHELIDYLTEYELKLAEVICRRLKPDALFHHDDWGSQKSTFISPAMFEEFYLPAYKKIYSYYKQHGVELLVHHSDCYAATFVPFMIEMGVDIWQGVMTTNNTPELIKKYGGKISFMGDIDSGVVDFPTWTREIAAREVERACTNCGKHYFIPCLTQGLGFSSFPGVYDCVSEEIDKLSKKVF from the coding sequence ATGTTAACCAAAAAGCAAAACCTATTAGAAACCATTCGCGGCGGCAATCCGGATCGTTTTGTCAATCAGTATGAGTTTATGGACATCATCTTGGAAAACCCAGTTGATTTCATGGCTCCTCCCGGAGGCGAAATCAAGACGGGTTGGGGTATCACCTTTAGATGGCCCGAAGGCCAAATCGGTCAGTTCCCTGTCCATGATGAAGAGCATAAAGTTCTTAAAGATATCACGAAGTGGAGAGAACAAGTTAAGGCTCCCGAGGTTCTAGACACAGATGAGGCATGGGCAGCTGCCGTTGAACACGCCAACAGAATCGACCGCAATGAGCAATTCGTTACCGCCTTTGTTGCGCCTGGCGTTTTTGAAATGTGCCACCACTTGATGAGCATGGAAGATGCTTTGATGGCCTTATATGAAGAGCCGGAATACATGCATGAGCTGATTGACTATCTTACAGAATATGAATTAAAGCTAGCAGAAGTCATTTGCCGTCGTCTCAAACCTGATGCCCTCTTCCACCATGATGATTGGGGCAGCCAAAAGAGCACCTTCATTTCCCCGGCGATGTTTGAAGAATTCTATCTTCCGGCTTACAAGAAAATCTATAGCTATTACAAGCAACATGGGGTTGAACTGCTGGTTCATCACAGCGATTGCTATGCCGCAACCTTCGTACCGTTCATGATTGAAATGGGCGTTGATATTTGGCAAGGGGTCATGACTACTAACAACACTCCTGAGCTTATCAAAAAATATGGCGGGAAGATCAGCTTTATGGGCGATATCGACAGTGGTGTCGTTGACTTCCCTACCTGGACACGGGAAATTGCTGCCAGAGAAGTGGAAAGAGCCTGCACCAATTGTGGGAAGCACTATTTTATCCCCTGCCTAACCCAAGGTCTGGGATTTAGCTCCTTCCCCGGCGTTTATGATTGCGTAAGTGAAGAGATCGATAAACTTAGTAAAAAAGTGTTCTAG
- a CDS encoding cobalamin-dependent protein (Presence of a B(12) (cobalamin)-binding domain implies dependence on cobalamin itself, in one of its several forms, or in some unusual lineages, dependence on a cobalamin-like analog.), with amino-acid sequence MSKIAEVKAMVEAGKAKLVPGLVQEALDEGNAAGDILEGMIESMGVVGDKFSSGELFVPEMLMAAKSMSKGVDVLRPLLTGESARSLGTCVIGTVAGDLHDIGKNLVAMMLESVGFTVVDLGVDVSAEKFVNAAKENDNVKLVACSGLLTTTMPAMKETVNLLKSSGLSGIKVIVGGAPVSQEMAETIGADGFAADAGGAAVKAKELVSA; translated from the coding sequence ATGTCAAAAATCGCAGAAGTCAAAGCTATGGTAGAAGCGGGTAAAGCGAAACTCGTACCGGGTCTGGTTCAAGAAGCTCTAGATGAAGGTAATGCAGCTGGAGATATTCTTGAAGGTATGATTGAATCCATGGGCGTCGTAGGAGATAAATTCTCCTCCGGAGAACTGTTCGTGCCGGAAATGCTCATGGCAGCCAAGTCGATGTCGAAGGGTGTGGATGTCCTTAGACCACTTCTCACGGGCGAAAGCGCTAGATCTTTAGGTACATGTGTTATTGGAACTGTCGCCGGAGACCTCCACGATATCGGTAAGAATCTAGTGGCTATGATGTTGGAAAGCGTGGGCTTTACTGTTGTGGATCTCGGTGTGGATGTATCTGCCGAGAAGTTTGTCAATGCCGCCAAAGAAAATGACAATGTTAAACTTGTAGCTTGCTCCGGTCTCTTGACCACCACGATGCCTGCAATGAAGGAAACAGTCAATCTGCTCAAAAGCAGTGGCCTTTCCGGCATCAAGGTAATAGTTGGCGGTGCGCCCGTTAGCCAAGAGATGGCCGAGACAATCGGCGCCGATGGCTTCGCTGCCGATGCAGGTGGAGCCGCTGTAAAAGCGAAAGAATTAGTAAGCGCATAA
- a CDS encoding methyltetrahydrofolate cobalamin methyltransferase, with protein sequence MILIGEKINGAIPSVAKAIAAKDADFIRNLAKVQTEAGVDYLDVCASVDNDIELETMKWLIDLVQEVSDVAISIDSPNAHIIAEAIKYCNKPGLINSVSMEGNKIELIFPLIADTKWECVALLNDDTGIPQDAAKRLEVFAAIMDKAKQYAIAPDRLHIDPLVQMLCTSEDGILAIMEVLKEIKKQYPQIHITGGASNISFNLPVRRLVNQAFIVMAMTAGMDSAIVDPTKEDLMGMIFATEALLGQDEYCMEYIGAYREGKFGVKK encoded by the coding sequence ATGATACTTATAGGCGAGAAAATCAATGGAGCGATTCCATCCGTAGCAAAGGCTATTGCTGCCAAAGATGCGGATTTTATTCGCAATCTAGCCAAAGTGCAGACTGAAGCAGGTGTTGACTATCTTGATGTTTGCGCCTCGGTAGATAACGATATCGAACTTGAAACTATGAAGTGGCTGATCGATCTGGTCCAAGAGGTGTCGGATGTCGCCATTTCCATAGACAGCCCCAACGCTCATATCATCGCCGAAGCCATAAAGTATTGTAACAAGCCGGGATTGATTAATTCCGTGTCCATGGAGGGCAATAAGATTGAATTGATTTTCCCATTAATTGCGGATACGAAATGGGAATGTGTAGCACTACTGAATGATGATACGGGAATTCCTCAAGATGCCGCTAAGCGCTTGGAGGTTTTTGCAGCTATTATGGATAAAGCAAAGCAATACGCTATTGCTCCTGATCGCTTGCATATCGATCCTTTGGTGCAAATGCTCTGTACTTCAGAAGACGGTATCTTAGCTATTATGGAGGTCTTGAAAGAAATCAAGAAACAGTATCCCCAAATCCATATCACTGGGGGAGCTAGCAATATTTCCTTCAATCTCCCTGTGCGGAGATTAGTGAATCAGGCTTTTATCGTCATGGCCATGACTGCAGGAATGGATAGTGCCATTGTTGATCCGACTAAAGAGGATTTAATGGGCATGATTTTTGCGACCGAAGCTCTTCTCGGTCAAGATGAATACTGCATGGAATACATTGGAGCCTATCGGGAAGGTAAATTTGGCGTAAAAAAATAA
- a CDS encoding universal stress protein, which produces MLKKILLAFDGSENALKAADYAIAMAKSNNGSVKILHVRETVTSYPSRVVFDAAEMEKELSSEAEAIIAQGIAKFADSGVEVKAEIKTGDPAEVICEEAEKMGATEIIIGSRGMNAVSRFFIGSVSQKVLTHAHCTALVVR; this is translated from the coding sequence TTGCTTAAGAAGATTTTACTCGCTTTCGACGGTTCGGAAAACGCTTTGAAAGCAGCTGACTACGCCATAGCGATGGCAAAAAGCAACAATGGCTCGGTAAAGATTCTTCATGTGCGGGAAACGGTCACATCCTATCCAAGCAGAGTTGTTTTTGATGCAGCCGAAATGGAGAAGGAGCTAAGTTCAGAAGCGGAAGCGATTATCGCTCAAGGAATCGCCAAATTCGCAGATTCCGGTGTTGAGGTTAAAGCCGAGATAAAAACAGGTGACCCGGCAGAGGTCATTTGTGAAGAAGCGGAGAAAATGGGAGCTACTGAAATTATTATTGGAAGTCGTGGCATGAATGCCGTATCTCGGTTCTTTATTGGCAGTGTTAGCCAGAAAGTCCTGACACATGCCCATTGTACCGCTCTAGTCGTAAGGTAA
- a CDS encoding zinc-ribbon domain containing protein: MFEDKVLSCKDCGVDFVFSASEQEFYAEKGFTNEPGRCPSCRAARKQQSRGNGGYSSRPQREMFPAVCASCGKDTTVPFQPSGDKPVYCRDCFQPRTRNNW; encoded by the coding sequence ATGTTTGAAGACAAAGTTTTATCCTGTAAAGACTGTGGAGTAGATTTCGTTTTCTCCGCTTCCGAGCAAGAATTCTATGCAGAAAAAGGTTTCACCAACGAACCCGGACGTTGCCCATCTTGCCGTGCAGCTAGAAAGCAACAATCTAGAGGTAACGGCGGATATTCTTCACGTCCACAACGTGAAATGTTCCCTGCTGTTTGTGCTAGTTGTGGAAAAGATACCACAGTACCTTTCCAACCTTCTGGTGACAAGCCTGTATATTGCCGTGATTGTTTCCAACCACGCACACGTAACAATTGGTAA
- a CDS encoding thymidine kinase, whose amino-acid sequence MAKLYFHFGAMGSSKTANALLVYHNYIDKGQKALIAKPVIETRDGDLIKSRSGLAGPCITLEALIEMPFEALKEYDCIIIDEIQFAKEQQIEFLADIVDTLHIPVMCYGLRTDFRGFLFEGSRRMFELADKIIEIKTVCWCGRKATHNARYNEYGIIREGDQIDLGADEKYISLCRKHHQQGLVRKP is encoded by the coding sequence GTGGCTAAACTCTATTTCCATTTTGGGGCCATGGGAAGTTCCAAAACTGCCAATGCTTTGTTGGTGTACCATAATTATATTGACAAAGGCCAAAAGGCATTGATTGCTAAGCCTGTCATTGAAACACGGGATGGAGATCTCATAAAATCCCGTAGTGGTTTAGCCGGACCCTGTATCACCTTAGAAGCACTGATTGAAATGCCTTTTGAGGCTTTAAAAGAATATGACTGTATTATTATAGATGAAATCCAGTTTGCTAAGGAGCAGCAGATTGAATTTCTCGCCGATATCGTTGATACCCTGCACATTCCAGTCATGTGTTATGGCTTGCGAACCGATTTCCGAGGATTTTTATTTGAAGGAAGCCGACGCATGTTTGAACTCGCCGATAAAATCATTGAAATTAAGACAGTCTGTTGGTGCGGACGAAAGGCAACCCATAATGCCCGCTATAACGAATATGGAATCATACGAGAGGGAGACCAAATTGATTTAGGGGCCGATGAGAAATATATATCCTTATGCCGTAAACATCATCAGCAAGGCCTGGTTAGAAAGCCGTAA
- a CDS encoding zinc ribbon domain-containing protein YjdM, producing the protein MVDFPNCPKCNSAYTYADGSGFVCPECAYEWTSESSAESLEDNKSVKDAYGNVLNDGDTVAIIKDLKVKGSSSSIKIGTKVRNIRLIDGDHDIDCKIDGFGAMQLKSEFVKKV; encoded by the coding sequence ATGGTTGATTTTCCAAATTGTCCAAAATGTAACTCGGCTTATACTTACGCAGATGGAAGTGGTTTTGTTTGCCCGGAATGTGCTTATGAGTGGACCTCAGAATCCAGCGCCGAGAGTCTTGAAGATAACAAGAGTGTTAAAGATGCCTATGGCAATGTCTTAAATGACGGTGACACGGTCGCGATAATTAAGGATCTTAAGGTAAAAGGAAGTTCATCATCCATAAAGATCGGTACAAAAGTAAGGAACATACGCTTGATTGATGGGGACCATGATATTGATTGCAAAATCGATGGGTTTGGAGCCATGCAGTTGAAATCTGAATTTGTTAAGAAGGTATAA
- a CDS encoding DUF6506 family protein, which translates to MKYKEAFIVLVPDSDPTHNKSTIGTESYTAHTVLVQNIDQALAECKSLVEQEGINAFVLCPG; encoded by the coding sequence GTGAAGTATAAAGAAGCTTTCATCGTTCTCGTACCCGATTCTGATCCTACCCATAATAAAAGCACGATTGGCACTGAATCCTATACCGCTCATACAGTTCTTGTCCAGAATATTGATCAGGCTCTCGCTGAATGTAAGAGTCTAGTAGAGCAAGAAGGCATCAATGCCTTTGTCCTCTGTCCGGGCTGA
- the istB gene encoding IS21-like element helper ATPase IstB — MPLSSVRADAKEAVVDIYCKQLKLPGLKAHFRDLARDAMAQNQTPTSFLAAALAKEVEVRAQKRLSTRLKQSRIQEVKTIEGFDFTSIPKVPKHKIVSLSECKFIQERENVICVGQSGTGKSHIATAIGISAIQQGYRVRFVKVSDLLQELLKAESEYRLPRYLKTWNKFDLVILDELGYINLGADSPLLFQFCSERYESGSLIITTNLEFGRWGEVFGDNALTIALLDRITHHAHVIPFIGESYRFKQSKKKGN, encoded by the coding sequence ATGCCTTTGTCCTCTGTCCGGGCTGACGCAAAGGAAGCCGTAGTCGATATCTACTGTAAGCAGCTTAAACTTCCTGGCCTTAAGGCCCATTTTAGGGATTTAGCCCGGGATGCCATGGCTCAAAACCAAACACCTACTTCCTTTTTAGCCGCAGCCTTAGCTAAAGAAGTTGAGGTTCGTGCACAGAAACGATTATCCACACGTTTAAAGCAATCTCGAATTCAAGAGGTAAAGACCATTGAAGGGTTTGACTTTACTAGTATTCCTAAAGTCCCCAAACATAAGATTGTTTCCCTGTCCGAATGCAAATTCATCCAAGAGCGAGAAAACGTCATATGTGTAGGACAATCGGGCACAGGAAAATCCCATATTGCCACTGCCATTGGTATTTCTGCAATTCAGCAGGGCTACAGGGTGCGATTTGTTAAAGTGAGCGATCTCCTTCAGGAACTATTGAAAGCTGAGAGTGAGTATAGATTACCTCGTTATCTCAAGACCTGGAACAAATTTGACCTTGTTATCCTCGATGAACTAGGCTACATAAACCTTGGCGCGGACAGTCCTTTGCTCTTCCAATTCTGCTCTGAACGCTATGAGAGTGGTAGCCTGATCATAACCACAAACCTAGAATTTGGCCGTTGGGGGGAGGTATTTGGTGACAATGCCCTAACCATAGCTTTACTTGACCGGATAACTCACCATGCCCATGTTATCCCTTTCATTGGTGAGTCCTATAGGTTCAAGCAGAGCAAGAAAAAAGGGAACTAA
- a CDS encoding DGQHR domain-containing protein: protein MTDWGKIVSGKELLTAKQERCKTYITRKERQIALPELIEEGWTEFKSYKDPKYVGVKKDKRFDEVFEDRVWMLFANLGFTDMNRDRSFKMQYDFQNPDITQQIDIFAADEETVIIIECKASETVKDGAFKKPIEAFYGQMDGLRKEVLKEFPGRKVKFIWATHNYIMSRADLNKLNEWNIAYFSNAVVDYYIELVKHIGTSARYQLLGNLFANQEIKNMENKIPAIQGKMGGYTYYSFSIEPEKLLKISYVLHRNEANKNMMPTYQRLIKKKRLKDIKNFVDSEGYFPNSLIISIDTGGKDVQFDISPTRVEGSLSKLGILHLPKKYRSAYIIDGQHRLYGYSDSRYASTNSIPVVAFVDLDRKEQIKLFMDINENQKAVSKSLRVTLNSDMFWDSTDYNEQRQALRSKIAQMLGEEETSPLLGRVAIGEDEKASIKCITVQAIQAALKKCQFFSTFGKKNIIIKDGTFDVGTNQDTLDIFYPFLEECLKYVKSLLENEWEKGESNSGILTINRGIQGVIRVINDIVNHLVEAHQMFPKIDKTSKLVDEVRYYLDPLVDFFINLSIEQRKELKSVFGGGADTKFWRTFQKAISDQRADFNPEGLKRYWEDEAKTYNESSRKYLIEIEKIVKDIVAHHLEKARGEKWLIVGLPKLVYLKAKKEADEQTYENIASGLSSEAISIWDCVNLNDCREIVINGRNWSEIFDNIITRPEEVKVHGGKEAKTEWINRLFTISNKLIKANYSVTKDEYDFINGIYKWLLTNSQGDT, encoded by the coding sequence ATGACAGACTGGGGGAAAATTGTCAGTGGAAAAGAGCTTTTGACTGCGAAACAGGAAAGGTGTAAGACTTATATAACAAGAAAAGAACGTCAAATTGCGCTCCCAGAACTCATAGAAGAAGGATGGACTGAATTTAAGTCCTATAAAGATCCAAAATACGTAGGTGTTAAGAAGGATAAACGCTTTGACGAGGTATTTGAAGATAGGGTATGGATGCTTTTTGCGAATCTAGGATTCACAGATATGAACAGAGACCGTTCATTTAAAATGCAATATGACTTTCAAAATCCAGATATCACTCAGCAAATTGATATTTTTGCAGCTGATGAAGAAACGGTAATTATTATAGAATGCAAAGCGTCCGAAACAGTAAAAGATGGAGCGTTTAAAAAGCCTATAGAGGCTTTTTATGGTCAAATGGATGGCTTGCGTAAGGAGGTTCTAAAGGAATTTCCGGGCAGAAAAGTTAAATTCATTTGGGCTACGCACAATTATATAATGAGTAGAGCGGATTTGAACAAGCTTAATGAGTGGAATATTGCTTATTTCAGCAACGCTGTTGTGGATTATTATATCGAACTTGTTAAACATATTGGCACTAGTGCAAGATATCAATTGCTTGGGAACTTGTTTGCAAATCAAGAGATTAAGAATATGGAGAACAAGATTCCAGCCATTCAGGGAAAAATGGGTGGTTATACATATTATTCATTCTCTATTGAACCAGAAAAACTTCTGAAGATTAGTTATGTGCTACATAGGAATGAAGCAAACAAGAATATGATGCCTACATATCAGCGTTTAATAAAGAAAAAAAGGCTAAAAGATATAAAAAACTTCGTGGATAGTGAAGGGTATTTCCCCAATTCGTTAATTATTAGTATCGATACTGGTGGAAAAGATGTGCAATTTGATATCTCACCAACAAGAGTTGAGGGATCATTATCTAAGTTGGGAATATTACATTTGCCCAAAAAGTATCGTTCTGCCTATATTATTGACGGTCAGCATCGTCTATATGGGTATTCAGATTCTCGATACGCATCCACAAATTCAATTCCGGTGGTAGCATTTGTTGACCTTGACCGCAAAGAACAGATAAAGCTCTTCATGGATATTAACGAGAATCAGAAAGCGGTATCTAAATCACTAAGAGTTACATTAAATAGTGATATGTTTTGGGATTCTACTGATTATAATGAGCAGAGGCAAGCTTTAAGATCAAAAATCGCACAGATGCTTGGAGAGGAAGAAACCTCTCCTCTCCTTGGGCGAGTTGCAATAGGTGAAGATGAAAAAGCATCTATAAAATGTATAACTGTGCAAGCTATTCAAGCAGCACTGAAAAAGTGCCAGTTTTTTTCAACCTTTGGTAAAAAGAATATTATTATAAAGGATGGCACATTCGATGTTGGTACAAATCAGGACACTCTAGATATCTTTTATCCTTTTCTTGAAGAGTGTTTGAAGTACGTAAAATCTCTCCTTGAAAATGAGTGGGAAAAAGGAGAAAGCAACAGTGGTATTCTTACAATCAATAGAGGTATCCAAGGTGTTATAAGAGTAATTAATGATATTGTAAATCATTTGGTTGAAGCACATCAAATGTTTCCTAAAATAGACAAAACCTCTAAGCTTGTTGATGAGGTAAGATATTACCTAGACCCACTAGTTGACTTTTTCATAAACCTCAGCATAGAACAGAGGAAGGAACTTAAGAGCGTATTTGGTGGAGGTGCAGATACAAAGTTTTGGCGTACATTTCAAAAAGCAATATCTGATCAGCGAGCAGACTTTAACCCAGAGGGACTTAAAAGATACTGGGAGGATGAGGCTAAAACATATAATGAATCTTCTCGAAAGTATTTAATAGAAATAGAAAAGATAGTAAAAGACATAGTTGCTCATCACCTCGAAAAGGCCCGAGGTGAGAAATGGCTTATAGTTGGTCTGCCTAAATTGGTTTATCTTAAAGCTAAGAAAGAAGCTGATGAACAAACATATGAGAATATTGCTTCTGGTCTAAGTTCTGAAGCAATAAGCATTTGGGATTGCGTAAATCTAAATGATTGTCGGGAGATAGTAATAAACGGGAGAAACTGGTCTGAGATTTTCGACAATATCATCACTCGACCAGAAGAAGTTAAAGTTCATGGCGGTAAAGAAGCCAAAACCGAATGGATTAATCGCCTATTTACTATTAGTAATAAGCTTATAAAAGCAAATTATAGTGTAACAAAAGATGAGTATGATTTTATTAACGGTATCTACAAATGGCTCTTAACTAATAGTCAAGGGGATACCTAA
- a CDS encoding DNA adenine methylase, translating to MADSKKIQSGPFLRWAGGKKWLLEYLRQILSNSVFNNYHEPFLGGGALFFSYQPKNKSFLCDINNELIETYLAVKEDPYSVIDLLLKYQNTEQFYYQLRASEPENAFEKAARFIFLNQTSYNGLYRVNKKGKYNVPYGFREKLKINTDKLITASYALQNANIAAGDFTHYVDMIKSGDLVFLDPPYTVSHNNNGFIEYNKTLFSIDDQKRLSDFIDVIKDKNAFYILTNAAHKTVFEIFNKGDQLFKLERNSLIGGINSKRGLVTEYIFTNITEGVR from the coding sequence ATGGCTGATTCTAAAAAAATCCAGTCAGGCCCTTTTTTAAGGTGGGCTGGTGGTAAGAAGTGGTTGCTGGAGTATTTAAGACAAATATTAAGCAATAGTGTCTTTAATAATTATCATGAGCCATTTCTTGGTGGTGGGGCATTGTTTTTTTCATACCAACCTAAGAATAAGTCCTTTCTATGCGATATCAATAATGAGCTAATTGAAACATATTTAGCGGTAAAAGAAGATCCTTATTCTGTTATTGATTTGTTGTTAAAATACCAGAACACAGAGCAGTTTTATTATCAATTGCGTGCTAGCGAGCCAGAGAATGCTTTTGAGAAGGCTGCAAGATTTATATTTCTTAATCAGACATCTTATAACGGATTATACAGGGTAAATAAAAAAGGTAAATATAACGTTCCATATGGATTTAGGGAAAAACTTAAAATCAATACAGACAAACTAATTACAGCTAGTTATGCATTACAAAATGCTAATATAGCCGCTGGAGATTTTACTCACTATGTAGATATGATAAAAAGCGGAGATCTGGTTTTTCTAGACCCCCCCTATACAGTATCGCATAATAATAATGGATTTATTGAGTATAACAAAACGCTCTTCTCAATAGATGACCAAAAGCGATTGAGCGACTTTATTGATGTTATAAAAGATAAAAACGCATTTTATATACTAACAAATGCAGCCCATAAAACAGTATTTGAAATCTTTAATAAAGGCGATCAGCTTTTTAAGCTTGAACGGAACAGCCTAATTGGAGGTATCAATTCTAAACGTGGTTTGGTCACAGAGTATATATTTACTAATATAACAGAAGGGGTGCGATAA